Proteins co-encoded in one Apteryx mantelli isolate bAptMan1 chromosome 4, bAptMan1.hap1, whole genome shotgun sequence genomic window:
- the LOC136991848 gene encoding sperm-associated antigen 4 protein-like has protein sequence MQLLTEQTAHLSVEMCNVKKVIPHLVEEGLDEQDPCKALPGVEVQQTKQAMSQTSWEDRMQVSDWALKSSGATIDRQRTSKSYEWEDNWLCGVCWFLSAANPPDTILQPDVSPGHCWPFQGSRGQVVIRLPAQIRPTAVTVQHILKASGTISSAPRDFTVSGVDAEGEEETLLGTFMYDEEKEAIQTFPLKNELPRAFQYIKLLIQSNWGNPEYTCIYRVQVHGKRANQN, from the exons ATGCAGCTTCTGACGGAGCAGACGGCTCACCTGAGTGTGGAGATGTGCAACGTGAAGAAGGTGATCCCGCATTTGGTGGAAGAGGGCTTGGATGAGCAGGACCCCTGCAAGGCACTTCCCGGGGTG GAAGTTCAGCAAACGAAGCAGGCAATGTCTCAGACAAGTTGGGAAGACCGCATGCAGGTGTCTGACTGGGCTCTGAAAAGCTCAG GTGCCACCATCGACAGGCAGAGAACATCGAAGAGCTATGAGTGGGAAGATAATTGGCTCTGCGGGGTGTGTTGGTTCCTTTCTGCTGCAAACCCTCCAGATACAATTTTGCAG CCAGACGTTTCCCCGGGGCACTGCTGGCCTTTCCAAGGGTCTCGGGGCCAGGTGGTCATTAGGTTGCCTGCACAAATCCGACCGACTGCTGTCACCGTGCAGCACATCCTCAAGGCATCTGGGACCATCAGCAGCGCCCCCAGAGATTTCACTGTGTCT GGAGTGGATgcggaaggagaagaggaaactcTCCTGGGGACCTTCATGTATGACGAGGAAAAAGAGGCCATTCAGACCTTTCCTCTGAAG AACGAGCTTCCCAGGGCCTTTCAGTACATAAAACTTCTCATACAGAGCAACTGGGGAAACCCAGAGTACACCTGCATTTaccgagtgcaggttcatgggAAGAGGGCAAACCAGAACTAA